A portion of the Pseudoxanthomonas sp. JBR18 genome contains these proteins:
- a CDS encoding ATP-binding protein, translated as MPPPDAERPDVEDFAGLVTDAPTPDALSTPVAWADATGTILGANDAFVRWLGVGPRRLLGRPLATLEMDGDAMARFLGNTDRDLLRLHRVALGFPGEAPRFAEGWLSRTEQGGWLLEAQPVEDFPALDPARAMPSALTAALRGLAHELRNPLAGLKGAAQLLSRRAQLRSDNDDERELIGLIESEAERLNALLDRLLSPTSQRPHASLNIHAVLERVLRLAEAEGSWTVRLQRDYDPSLPEIHGDADRLTQAVWNLVGNAMQAGASLITLRTRVEHGLRIHDQLHARTLRLEIIDDGRGVPEALAEHLFLPLVSGRAEGSGLGLALAQQVAREHRGSLGFRSRPGHTVFTMLLPQSRDAGAEEIHDVH; from the coding sequence ATGCCGCCGCCGGATGCCGAAAGACCTGATGTCGAAGACTTCGCAGGACTCGTGACCGACGCTCCCACCCCGGACGCCCTCAGCACGCCGGTGGCCTGGGCCGACGCAACCGGCACGATTCTCGGGGCCAACGACGCGTTCGTGCGCTGGCTTGGGGTCGGTCCCCGTCGGTTGCTCGGGCGCCCGCTGGCCACACTGGAAATGGACGGCGATGCGATGGCCCGCTTTCTGGGCAACACCGATCGCGACCTGCTGCGACTGCACCGGGTCGCCCTGGGATTTCCTGGCGAGGCGCCGCGTTTTGCCGAAGGCTGGCTGTCGCGGACCGAGCAGGGCGGCTGGCTGCTGGAAGCCCAGCCGGTGGAAGACTTCCCCGCGTTGGACCCGGCCCGGGCCATGCCCAGTGCGCTTACGGCGGCCCTGCGCGGACTGGCCCATGAGTTGCGCAATCCGCTGGCCGGCCTGAAGGGCGCGGCCCAGCTACTCTCGCGGCGTGCCCAGCTGCGCAGCGACAATGACGACGAGCGTGAACTCATCGGCCTGATCGAATCGGAAGCCGAGCGCCTCAATGCCTTGCTTGATCGGTTGCTCTCGCCGACCTCGCAGCGGCCGCACGCCTCGCTCAACATCCATGCCGTCCTCGAGCGCGTGCTGCGCCTGGCCGAGGCCGAGGGCAGTTGGACCGTTCGCCTGCAGCGCGACTACGACCCGAGTCTGCCGGAGATTCATGGCGATGCCGACCGGCTCACCCAGGCGGTCTGGAACCTGGTCGGCAATGCCATGCAGGCCGGCGCCAGCCTGATCACGCTGCGCACGCGCGTCGAGCACGGCCTGCGCATCCACGACCAGCTGCACGCCCGCACGCTGCGGCTGGAGATCATCGACGATGGACGCGGCGTGCCGGAGGCCCTGGCCGAGCACCTGTTCCTGCCGCTGGTCTCCGGGCGTGCCGAAGGCAGTGGGCTGGGCCTGGCCCTGGCCCAGCAGGTCGCACGCGAGCATCGCGGTTCGCTGGGCTTCCGCTCGCGGCCGGGCCATACCGTTTTCACCATGCTGCTGCCGCAATCGCGCGATGCAGGCGCGGAGGAGATCCACGATGTCCATTGA
- the ntrC gene encoding nitrogen regulation protein NR(I), producing MSIEEGQRIWVVDDDRSVRFVLATALRDAGYDVDGFDSAASALQALGTRGVPDLLFTDVRMPGEDGLKLLDRLKHAHPQLPVIVMSAYTDVASTAGAFRGGAQEFLSKPFDLDDAVALAARTLPSVEASDAALAQAAPERSSGTPELIGDTPPMRALFRAIGRLAQAPLSVLITGETGTGKELVSRALHDESPRARKPFVALNTAAIPAELLESELFGHEAGAFTGAQRRHIGRFEQADGGTLFLDEIGDMPLPLQTRLLRVLAENEFFRVGGRELIRVDVRVIAATHQDLEGLVRQGRFRADLLHRLDVVRLQMPPLRERRADVPRLAENFLAQACIKLGTPPKRVAASAREALRAHDWPGNVRELENVCWRLAALAPSDTITVGDVEQSMTQTTAPLAQGAAEWDVVLGQWARTRLAEGAEGLHAQARERMDRALLEAALQFTNGRRADAAARLGVGRNTVTRKLGSGRRRS from the coding sequence ATGTCCATTGAGGAAGGCCAGCGCATCTGGGTGGTCGATGACGACCGCTCGGTCCGCTTCGTGCTGGCCACCGCGCTGCGTGACGCCGGCTACGATGTCGATGGCTTCGACAGTGCTGCCTCGGCCCTGCAGGCCCTGGGAACGCGCGGCGTGCCGGACTTGCTGTTCACCGACGTGCGCATGCCGGGCGAAGACGGCCTGAAACTGCTGGACCGGCTCAAACACGCGCATCCGCAGTTGCCGGTGATCGTGATGTCGGCCTATACCGATGTGGCAAGCACGGCCGGTGCCTTTCGCGGCGGCGCACAGGAGTTCCTGTCCAAGCCTTTCGACCTGGATGATGCGGTCGCGCTGGCCGCGCGCACGCTGCCCAGCGTGGAGGCCAGCGACGCGGCGCTGGCCCAGGCCGCGCCCGAGCGTTCTTCCGGCACGCCCGAGCTGATCGGGGACACGCCGCCGATGCGCGCGCTGTTCCGCGCCATCGGCCGATTGGCCCAGGCGCCACTGTCGGTCCTGATCACCGGGGAGACCGGTACCGGCAAGGAACTGGTCTCGCGCGCGCTGCATGACGAATCGCCACGTGCGCGCAAGCCGTTCGTGGCCCTCAACACGGCGGCCATCCCGGCCGAACTGCTGGAAAGCGAGCTGTTCGGCCATGAGGCCGGGGCTTTCACGGGGGCCCAGCGGCGCCATATCGGCCGCTTCGAGCAGGCCGACGGTGGCACCTTGTTCCTGGATGAGATCGGCGACATGCCGCTGCCGCTGCAGACCCGTCTGCTGCGCGTGCTGGCCGAGAACGAGTTCTTCCGGGTCGGCGGGCGCGAGTTGATCCGGGTGGACGTGCGGGTGATCGCGGCCACCCACCAGGACCTGGAAGGACTGGTCCGCCAGGGACGTTTCCGCGCGGACCTGTTGCATCGCCTGGACGTGGTCCGGCTGCAGATGCCGCCCTTGCGCGAGCGTCGCGCCGATGTGCCGCGCCTGGCCGAGAATTTCCTCGCCCAGGCCTGCATCAAGCTCGGCACGCCGCCCAAACGCGTGGCCGCCTCCGCCCGCGAGGCCCTGCGTGCGCACGACTGGCCAGGCAACGTGCGCGAACTGGAAAACGTCTGCTGGCGCCTGGCCGCGCTGGCACCGTCGGACACGATCACCGTGGGGGATGTCGAACAGTCCATGACCCAGACCACCGCGCCGCTGGCCCAGGGGGCGGCCGAATGGGACGTGGTCCTGGGGCAGTGGGCGCGCACGCGCCTGGCCGAAGGTGCCGAAGGCCTGCATGCCCAGGCCCGCGAGCGCATGGACCGCGCGCTGCTGGAGGCGGCCCTGCAGTTCACCAACGGGCGCCGTGCCGATGCCGCTGCCCGGTTGGGCGTGGGGCGCAATACGGTCACCCGCAAGCTGGGATCGGGGCGGCGCCGCAGCTGA
- a CDS encoding superoxide dismutase family protein, whose translation MGLVLLALALTACSSAPAPKPAPPPPPPQGSTAKEAQAIMMSASASLVSGKLTLTPEPGGVHLAGTIGGLPPSGRFGFHVHDTGDCSAVDASSAGGIFNPTHQRHGNAKIGAHQLGDLDNLISDLEGVAHVDADLGGVTLGGGAPTDIAGRALIVHADPDDYATQPDGKSGPRVACGVIKVLR comes from the coding sequence ATGGGCCTCGTGCTCCTGGCCTTGGCCCTGACGGCATGCAGCAGCGCGCCGGCGCCCAAACCCGCGCCGCCTCCGCCGCCGCCCCAGGGCAGTACTGCCAAGGAAGCCCAGGCGATCATGATGTCCGCCTCGGCCAGCCTGGTCAGCGGCAAGCTCACGCTCACGCCAGAACCCGGCGGCGTGCATCTGGCCGGTACGATCGGTGGCCTGCCGCCCTCCGGCAGGTTCGGCTTCCATGTCCACGACACCGGTGATTGCAGCGCGGTCGATGCCAGCTCGGCCGGTGGCATCTTCAATCCCACCCATCAGCGCCACGGCAACGCCAAGATCGGCGCCCATCAGCTCGGTGACCTGGACAACCTGATCTCCGACCTGGAGGGCGTGGCGCATGTCGATGCCGATCTGGGCGGCGTCACCCTCGGTGGTGGCGCGCCGACGGATATCGCCGGACGCGCGCTGATCGTCCATGCAGACCCCGACGACTACGCGACCCAGCCGGATGGCAAGTCCGGCCCCCGCGTGGCCTGCGGGGTCATCAAAGTACTGCGTTAG